The nucleotide window aagtaatattattttttagtaaaaagaCCAATCTTAACCCTCGAAATAATCTTCAGAAACAAGCAATTAGTTGAAACAAATGATTCTCTAACCATCACTGGGCCTTGGTTATTAGTATCTCCAGCTACTATGGCTTCTTCCTAATTATTATCATCAAAAAGTACACTTTGCTCTTACTATCAACAtccaatattatatattatttacatgAAAATGGTCAAAATTAGTGGCATAAACTTAAATCTAGCTTAAGACTCAAAGCACTGTGGTTCGGTGCTTGCTTCCTCTTTTTTTTACCAGAGGTGAATCTTTCTGTTAGTTACTTCTAACAACCGccttatttttactttttaattaaataattattttttaaaatgcgAAAATCCATCTCCATAATAACTTCCCTCCAAGAGGCCACTATAAATACCTGCAGCTTCTCCCTTTCTCGAGCAAGAAAGTTTCCTCTCAATTTTCTCGGCACTTTCTCCAGTTTCTCGACTCCAGGTCAATCTCTAACCGTCAATTTTCTTTTCTCCATCATATAAATTCGATTATCCACTAGATCTGATGTTCTTTCCTGTAATTTTCCGCGATTTTGTGATAATCTGAATCTTTGATTACCAATTACAGAATCGCTGAGGAACGATGGAAAACGAAACGGCGCCGTTTAGTTACAGCGGCACCTCCGCCGTTGGAATCGTCAACTCTCACGGCGAACCTTCTCAGCTCTACCACTCCAGCCGCAGCGTGATGCAGCAGCGCCAAGATATGGTGAACCGAGAGGCGTTGTGCTACACGCGCCTCCACGAGGCGTCGCTCGAAGCGGAAGTGCTGCGTCTCGAGAACACGGAGCTGCGCTCGATGAATCTCCACCTCAAGAAGGAGCTCGACCAGCTGATCAGATCCTCTATCCAGAACCGATTCGGCTACGATAGGGTTCCGTTTCGGATGCTTAGCAATCTTTCGATCGGAGGAGGGAATAATCGCGGCGCCGAGGACGCGGAGAATCAGAACCGCGCGGTTAATCGAGATGACGTCAGCGATGAGAGTCCGACGAGCGTGATTGCGAGTGAGGATCTGAACCGTTCGTCGCTGCCGAAGAGCATCTCCGTGAGATCCAGCGGTTACTCTAAGTCGAGCCAAGGTGTTTGTGGTGGCGCCGCTGCTCAATGTGGAAAACCTCGTGGAGCCGTAGCTAAGCCTGGAGCTTGTGGTCAACAACTCAGTACGACGGTAACTAATCTCTTCTTTGCTTTCTTGAATCTTGATCGTTAGAGTTGATTACAGGAATCATTGAGACTACAGGGTTGATTAGCTTttgaatttgactaagtttatTTGTTGGTGTTGGTACAAGATTATTTAGAAACATTCGTTCAACTGAGTTTATGATTTAGATTCTTTGAgtagaagaaagaaacaaaagaactGTATTGATGCTGTTCTTAGAAGGCTGAACTATATAGATGTTAAGAGTAATAGTGATGAATGAAGAACCATGAATGACTGAAATGAAATGCAGGAACCAGTACATCTCGGAAGAGTCTTTAACTAGTGATTATGGTTTAGTGTTTTGAGAAACAGGTAGTCATTGAAACACTATAGATGTTGCTTAGCTATTGAATCTGAGCTGCATGTTCTGATACCTCAGTCCTCTGTTCCTCTGCTTTCGTTGAACTAGAGATGTAGAGAGTAATGGTGATGAATGAAGGGCCATGATTGAGTAAAATGCAGTAAAAATTGTATTTATGAGAGGAGGCTTTAGTTAGAGTCGATGTATGAACGGTTTAACTGTTGAGTCTAAGCTGCGTAGATGATTCTTTTTTATGAAAAGTACCACAATCCTCTGTTCCTCTGTGTTATTTGAACTAAAGATGTAAATGAATTAATGGAAATTGCAGCAAAGGGTGTATGTGCGAGGagggaagaaagaagaagaggaggagataGAAGTGGAGGTGTACAATCAAGGGATGACAAAGACAGAGCTCTGCAACAAGTGGCAAGAGACAGGGACATGCCCATACGGTGACCACTGCCAGTTCGCTCACGGCATTAAAGAACTCCGCCCAGTGATCCGCCATCCTCGTTACAAGACTGAAGTTTGCAGAATGGTTCTTGCTGGTGACATCTGTCCTTACGGCCACCGTTGCCACTTCCGCCACTCACTATCTGAGCAAGAGAAACTCATGGCCGCTGGTTGCAAACCCAACAACAAGTCCTCCTTCAAGCTGGTTAAATGACCAAAGGTAAAATGAAAAACAGAAGGCTTGGACCGTATATACCTATAATTGAACAGTACTATACTTGCCCTATAGAGATATTGGTAGCTATTCAAAGGATTTGGCAAATAGCATATTGGTAAAAGGAAGTGAATAATGTTGCATTCTTAAGAGCGTGTTTTGTGACTATAAGTGGGGTACTTGTTTGAACATTGCTTATTCTGAGACTTTGAAATCCGAGGAGCATTCTACGGTTGTTAAGATGATTGTTTTGTTCATTACACAGTAGAAGTTCTAAGCTTTTTTCTTGTATATCTCTAAATGAGAGGTTTTCGATAACCAATGTAAATATGCCACTCATCTGGATCATGTGCATTCACGAAGGCTAAAACATGTAGTCCTTTAAATTAAGGGAGAATTTTtgaaatagcaaaaaaaaaaaaaaaactaaaattagattCATAGAGTGAGAGTAGAGAGACATAAGAAGGTGATGGAAGAGGCTTACCAAGCAGAGAGAGAAACAGACGCTCCTACCTCTCTCTAAAAAACAGATCTTAAAACCCTAGCTCCGGCTCGGCGGCCGCCGGAGCCGGAGGCTTTCTCTCCTCCCTTAACTCGTTTTTCTCTTTTGCTCCTTCCCTGGCCGTAACTCCCTCTGTCTTTTTGCTGTGAGCTCTGAGCTGTCGAGACCAGGACGAAAAATCTCCCTTTTAGGGTTTGACGGCGTCTGTCTCTGGCTTCTTTCGGAGTAACGGCGAGGCTCTAGGGATGACGGAAAGGGAACGAGTCGGCTTTTAGGGTGAAGGCCGCCAGATCTAATTTTCCTTTTCAAGATCTACGGCGTCTCCTTCCTCAGCGGCGGCGCGTGTAGCGGTCAGACACCTCTTCCAGAGCGGAAGTCCTCTCCTAAGCGGCGGTGAGACTCCCAGAGAAGTAAATCTATGGTCAGCAGAAGATGGGTTTGTCCTCCGGTTCTCGGAGTCAACATGTACGGGGT belongs to Brassica rapa cultivar Chiifu-401-42 chromosome A07, CAAS_Brap_v3.01, whole genome shotgun sequence and includes:
- the LOC103831236 gene encoding zinc finger CCCH domain-containing protein 15, giving the protein MENETAPFSYSGTSAVGIVNSHGEPSQLYHSSRSVMQQRQDMVNREALCYTRLHEASLEAEVLRLENTELRSMNLHLKKELDQLIRSSIQNRFGYDRVPFRMLSNLSIGGGNNRGAEDAENQNRAVNRDDVSDESPTSVIASEDLNRSSLPKSISVRSSGYSKSSQGVCGGAAAQCGKPRGAVAKPGACGQQLSTTQRVYVRGGKKEEEEEIEVEVYNQGMTKTELCNKWQETGTCPYGDHCQFAHGIKELRPVIRHPRYKTEVCRMVLAGDICPYGHRCHFRHSLSEQEKLMAAGCKPNNKSSFKLVK